A segment of the Allosaccharopolyspora coralli genome:
GCCGAATCCGAATCCATCGACCACCTGTTCGTGGTGCCCTCATCCTCGGTGCACCGCATTCAGGAAGCCCAGACGACCTTGTACCACGCGTTGTGGGAGCTGACGGTGCTCGCGCTCGCGTCGAACGCGGATACCGAGAACGGATCGGCAGCGAGGAGTTTCCAGGAGGAGTTGGGGTGAGCAGTCGTGAGTCCAGCTACGAGGCACGTGCAGAGCGTTCCCGACGAGGAGTCCGAGCAACAGTCACCGCCGGGTCCGGTCCACATTCTCTGGATCAACGCGGGACTGAGTTGCGACGGTGACTCGGTCGCGTTGACCGCCGCCACGCAGCCGAGCATCGAAGAAATCGCGCTCGGTGCGTTGCCCGGCCTGCCCGAGGTTCAGGTGCACTGGCCGCTGATCGACTTCGAGTGCGGTCCGGAGCAGGGCGCGGACACGTTCATCGAGTGGTTCCACAAAGCTGATCGGGGCGAGCTGGAGCCGTTCGTGCTCGTCGTGGAGGGGTCCATCCCGAACGAGTCGATCAAGCAGGAAGGTTATTTCGCCGCGTTCGGCAACAACCCGGACACCGGTCAGCCGATGACGACCAGTGAGTGGCTCGACCGGTTGACGCCGAAGGCGCTGGGAGTGCTGGCGGTGGGAACCTGCGCCACCTACGGCGGGATCCACGCTATGGAGGGCAACCCGACCGGGGCAATGGGGGTTCCGGACTACCTGGGCTGGAACTGGACATCGAAGGCCGGTCTCCCGATCGTGTGTGTGCCCGGCTGCCCGATCCACCCGGACAACCTCTCCGAG
Coding sequences within it:
- a CDS encoding NADH-quinone oxidoreductase subunit B family protein, with the translated sequence MQSVPDEESEQQSPPGPVHILWINAGLSCDGDSVALTAATQPSIEEIALGALPGLPEVQVHWPLIDFECGPEQGADTFIEWFHKADRGELEPFVLVVEGSIPNESIKQEGYFAAFGNNPDTGQPMTTSEWLDRLTPKALGVLAVGTCATYGGIHAMEGNPTGAMGVPDYLGWNWTSKAGLPIVCVPGCPIHPDNLSETILYLLYQVAGQAPMIPLDDQLRPQWLFGATVHEGCDRAGYYEQGQFTDHYGAPECLVKIGCWGPVVQCNVPKRGWINGIGGCPNVGGICIGCTMPGFPDKFMPFMDEPPGARVSTAASGVYGMAIRRLREITRKTADKEPSWRGRTRELHTGYRPPW